A genomic stretch from Desulfovibrio sp. includes:
- a CDS encoding aldo/keto reductase translates to MTQHYAAMPIRELGDGFSASAISFGAMGMSEFYGKTPDDEASLAVLDRALELGVTMLDTADMYGRGHNERLMAKFVARHPQEHASGRIRIATKFGIDRDPADSYKRSINNSPDYIRKACEASLQRLGVERIDLYYAHRVNTDVDIADTMGVLADLKQQGKIAHIGLCEVSAATLARAHAVHPVAALQSEYSLWTREMEHEVLPACQRLGIGFVAYSPLGRGFLTGKYSSPEALEAGDFRRSNPRFQADNLRHNLKLLPTLQAVAERHGCTPAQIALAWLLGRYQHLVVIPGTRSVARLEENCRAAHIALPHEDSAQLDAVFTEQAVHGQRYPQEGMKGANA, encoded by the coding sequence ATGACACAACACTACGCAGCAATGCCCATTCGCGAACTTGGGGACGGTTTTTCGGCGTCAGCCATTTCCTTTGGGGCCATGGGCATGTCGGAATTTTACGGAAAAACGCCCGATGACGAAGCCAGCCTGGCGGTGCTTGACCGCGCGCTGGAGCTGGGCGTGACCATGCTGGATACTGCCGACATGTACGGCCGTGGGCACAATGAGCGGCTCATGGCCAAATTTGTCGCCCGTCACCCTCAGGAGCATGCCAGCGGACGCATCCGTATTGCCACCAAGTTCGGCATTGACCGTGATCCCGCCGATTCGTACAAGCGCAGCATCAACAACTCGCCGGACTATATCCGCAAGGCCTGCGAAGCGTCGCTGCAGCGTCTTGGCGTTGAGCGCATAGACCTGTACTACGCGCACAGGGTCAATACCGATGTTGACATCGCAGATACCATGGGCGTGCTCGCTGACTTGAAGCAGCAGGGCAAGATTGCGCACATCGGCTTGTGCGAGGTTTCTGCGGCGACCCTGGCCAGGGCGCACGCCGTGCATCCCGTGGCGGCACTGCAGAGCGAATATTCCTTGTGGACGCGCGAAATGGAGCATGAGGTCCTTCCCGCATGCCAAAGGCTGGGCATTGGTTTTGTGGCCTACAGCCCGCTGGGCCGGGGATTTCTGACAGGAAAATACTCTTCGCCGGAGGCCCTTGAGGCGGGAGATTTTCGGCGCTCCAATCCGCGCTTTCAGGCGGACAACCTCCGCCACAACCTGAAACTGCTGCCCACCCTGCAGGCCGTGGCCGAAAGGCATGGCTGCACACCGGCACAGATTGCGCTGGCCTGGCTTCTTGGCCGTTACCAGCACCTTGTGGTCATTCCCGGCACACGCAGCGTTGCCCGGCTGGAAGAAAACTGCCGTGCCGCGCATATTGCGCTGCCACATGAAGACAGTGCGCAGCTGGACGCCGTGTTTACGGAGCAGGCGGTGCATGGCCAGAGGTACCCGCAGGAAGGCATGAAGGGGGCCAATGCCTGA
- a CDS encoding LysR family transcriptional regulator translates to MTKTVSESTLDAIDVRHFYYFSVVAEENSLRRAAERLFMAQPPLSRQIKQLEERLGVTLFVRHSKGLTLTDEGARVLAIVRPLLQMKDAIYRRLREDIHPQEQRPRIGFTTAFEQGVFAGLERRLTEFFAGGLHIQREASTRLARDMRKGRLDAAFVALPLDAPGLLLRELPYAEPMLAALPTTWFAPGDAAPEAVSLKNFSHRPLFWFRRESNPGFFDYAKTRFARLGFTPQYLEEPTEHDVLLARIAAGEGMGLLPASFAAIRRDGVAFARLEDGHAFHLRLGLVVPQDKAPLAQTLTALSSAMPL, encoded by the coding sequence ATGACTAAGACCGTTTCAGAATCAACCCTCGACGCCATAGATGTACGGCATTTTTACTACTTCTCTGTGGTGGCGGAGGAGAACAGCCTGCGCCGCGCGGCGGAGAGGCTGTTCATGGCGCAACCGCCGTTGAGTCGGCAGATCAAGCAGTTGGAGGAACGGCTGGGCGTGACGCTTTTTGTCCGCCACAGCAAAGGGCTTACGCTGACAGACGAGGGCGCGCGCGTGCTGGCCATAGTCAGGCCGCTTTTGCAGATGAAGGACGCGATATACAGACGCCTGCGGGAGGACATCCACCCCCAGGAGCAGCGCCCGCGCATAGGCTTTACCACGGCCTTTGAACAGGGAGTCTTTGCTGGCCTGGAGCGGCGCTTGACGGAGTTCTTTGCTGGCGGGCTGCATATTCAGCGAGAAGCCTCCACAAGGCTCGCGCGCGACATGCGCAAAGGCAGGCTCGACGCCGCCTTTGTGGCCCTGCCGCTGGACGCGCCCGGCCTGCTGCTGCGGGAACTGCCGTACGCTGAACCCATGCTGGCCGCTTTGCCCACAACCTGGTTCGCGCCGGGGGATGCGGCGCCAGAGGCGGTGTCGCTGAAAAATTTCAGTCACAGGCCGCTCTTCTGGTTCAGGCGCGAGAGCAATCCGGGATTTTTCGATTACGCAAAAACCCGTTTTGCGCGCTTGGGCTTCACGCCGCAATATCTTGAGGAGCCGACGGAACACGACGTGCTGCTGGCCCGTATCGCCGCTGGCGAAGGCATGGGGCTTCTGCCAGCCTCCTTTGCTGCCATACGCAGGGACGGCGTCGCCTTTGCGCGGCTGGAAGACGGCCATGCCTTCCATCTGCGGCTTGGCCTTGTTGTGCCGCAGGACAAAGCACCGCTGGCCCAGACGCTGACGGCACTGTCGTCAGCCATGCCCTTGTAG
- the trxB gene encoding thioredoxin-disulfide reductase, whose translation MEKRELVIIGAGPAGLSAAIYGKRAGLDTLVLEKGRPGGQILTTSRVENYPGIIDGTGTGLADAFRAHAEFFKAEFRSASVQKLEVRGDQKIITLKDGSEIAAGAVIVATGAYFRKQGCPGEKKYTGMGVSYCAVCDAAFFEDLEVAVIGGGNTAVEEACYLTGFASKVYIVHRRDEFRADKLVVEHAMANPKIVPVMDSVLESIEGSDMVEKIVVRNVKTEEKREIPLSGVFIFIGTLPNAEYLHGLLQTDPAGWIITDSKLQTSVPGIFAAGDVRDTSLRQVVTAAGDGARAAMAAYAYLQH comes from the coding sequence ATGGAAAAGCGTGAACTGGTCATCATCGGCGCAGGCCCGGCGGGTCTTTCCGCCGCCATCTACGGCAAGCGCGCCGGTCTTGACACTCTTGTGCTGGAAAAAGGCCGCCCCGGCGGGCAGATACTGACCACCAGCAGGGTGGAAAACTACCCCGGCATCATCGACGGCACGGGTACGGGTCTGGCCGACGCCTTTCGCGCCCATGCGGAATTTTTCAAGGCCGAGTTCCGTTCGGCTTCGGTGCAGAAGCTCGAAGTGCGCGGCGACCAGAAGATCATAACTCTCAAGGACGGCAGCGAAATCGCCGCCGGGGCCGTCATCGTGGCCACCGGGGCCTATTTTCGCAAGCAGGGCTGCCCCGGCGAAAAGAAATATACGGGCATGGGCGTTTCCTACTGCGCCGTGTGCGACGCCGCCTTTTTTGAAGACCTTGAAGTGGCCGTCATTGGCGGCGGCAACACCGCCGTTGAAGAAGCCTGCTACCTCACGGGCTTTGCCTCCAAGGTCTACATTGTGCACCGCCGCGACGAGTTCCGGGCCGACAAGCTGGTGGTGGAACACGCCATGGCCAACCCCAAGATCGTACCCGTCATGGACAGCGTGCTGGAATCCATCGAAGGCAGCGACATGGTGGAAAAAATCGTGGTGCGCAATGTGAAAACCGAAGAAAAACGCGAAATTCCGCTGAGCGGCGTGTTCATCTTCATCGGCACCCTGCCCAATGCCGAATACCTGCACGGCCTGCTGCAAACCGACCCCGCTGGCTGGATCATTACCGACAGCAAGCTGCAGACCTCGGTACCCGGCATCTTTGCCGCTGGCGACGTGCGCGACACCTCGCTGCGGCAGGTGGTGACGGCGGCGGGCGACGGGGCGCGGGCCGCCATGGCGGCGTACGCGTATCTACAACACTAA
- the grdB gene encoding glycine reductase complex selenoprotein B, with the protein MAYKLIHYINQFFAGIGGEEKADITPEVREGIVGPGAAFKAALGNQAEIVATFICGDNYCANHLDEVAAQMVEAVKRFGADGVIAGPAFNAGRYGTACGVVCAAVNKQLGLPVVSGMYRESPGVDLYRKEVTIIETSDSARGMAKAVPAMAAAMLKLLRGEEIADPEAEGIFPKGIRKNMFYEEPGAERAVRMLIKKIKGEPFKTEYAMPIFDRVEPRPAIADLSKATIALVTSGGIVPEGNPDHIAASSAQNYGAYSIEGVNDLEKGKYLTAHGGYDQTYANQDPDRVLPIDVLRDLEKEGKIGKLYNVFYTTVGNGTSVANSRKFGTEIGSQLKAAHVDGVILTSTUGTCTRCGATLAKAIEEAADVPVVHMCTIVPISLSIGANRIVPTVSIPYPLGNPELSPAEEKHLRRELVLKAFKALTTKVDGQTVF; encoded by the coding sequence ATGGCGTACAAGCTAATACACTATATCAATCAGTTTTTTGCCGGTATCGGCGGTGAAGAAAAGGCCGACATAACCCCCGAAGTGCGCGAAGGCATCGTGGGCCCCGGCGCGGCCTTCAAGGCTGCCCTTGGCAACCAGGCCGAAATAGTCGCCACGTTCATCTGCGGCGACAACTACTGCGCCAACCACCTGGACGAGGTGGCCGCCCAGATGGTGGAAGCCGTGAAGCGCTTTGGCGCGGACGGCGTCATCGCCGGGCCTGCCTTTAATGCCGGGCGTTACGGCACGGCCTGCGGCGTTGTCTGCGCGGCTGTCAACAAGCAGCTGGGGCTGCCTGTGGTCAGCGGCATGTACCGTGAAAGCCCTGGCGTTGATCTGTACCGCAAGGAAGTGACCATCATTGAAACTTCCGACAGCGCCCGAGGCATGGCCAAGGCCGTGCCAGCCATGGCTGCGGCCATGCTCAAGCTTTTGCGCGGCGAAGAAATAGCCGATCCCGAGGCCGAGGGCATCTTCCCCAAGGGCATCCGCAAGAACATGTTCTACGAAGAACCCGGCGCGGAACGCGCTGTGCGCATGCTGATCAAGAAGATCAAGGGCGAACCGTTCAAGACGGAATACGCCATGCCCATCTTTGACCGTGTGGAGCCCCGCCCGGCCATCGCCGACCTCAGCAAGGCCACCATCGCCCTGGTCACCTCTGGCGGCATTGTGCCCGAAGGCAACCCCGACCACATCGCCGCCTCCTCGGCGCAGAACTACGGCGCGTACAGCATTGAAGGCGTCAATGATCTTGAGAAGGGCAAGTACCTGACCGCCCACGGCGGCTACGACCAGACCTATGCCAACCAGGACCCCGACCGCGTGCTGCCCATTGACGTGCTGCGCGATCTGGAAAAGGAAGGCAAGATCGGCAAGCTCTACAACGTGTTCTACACCACGGTGGGCAACGGCACCTCCGTGGCCAACTCCCGCAAGTTCGGCACCGAAATAGGCTCACAACTCAAGGCCGCACATGTGGATGGTGTAATCCTCACCTCCACGTGAGGCACGTGCACGCGTTGCGGCGCAACGCTCGCCAAGGCCATTGAAGAGGCCGCTGATGTGCCCGTGGTCCACATGTGCACCATTGTTCCCATTTCCCTGAGCATCGGGGCCAACCGCATCGTGCCCACGGTCTCCATACCCTACCCCCTGGGCAACCCTGAACTGTCCCCTGCTGAAGAAAAGCACCTTCGCCGCGAACTGGTGCTCAAGGCCTTCAAGGCGCTGACCACCAAGGTGGACGGACAGACAGTATTTTAA
- a CDS encoding GrdX family protein, whose amino-acid sequence MRAARDQIHQGWRLANHPLYGNFLPRQMPYRSLILSSCALPSSEAPAPVDITSLELIEQAQARYDAAAALAPIRMDSSALRDCAFVDVELLRATIESLGCSIKSLLNLNGRHPAPAPGVLSHHKEM is encoded by the coding sequence ATTCGCGCGGCGCGCGATCAGATCCACCAGGGTTGGCGTCTTGCCAATCATCCCTTGTACGGCAACTTTCTGCCCCGGCAGATGCCGTACCGTTCCTTGATCCTGTCATCTTGTGCCCTCCCATCTTCCGAAGCCCCCGCTCCGGTGGACATCACATCTCTTGAACTCATTGAGCAGGCTCAGGCCCGTTACGACGCCGCTGCCGCCCTTGCGCCCATACGCATGGACAGCAGCGCTTTACGGGACTGCGCCTTTGTGGACGTGGAGCTTCTGCGCGCAACTATTGAGAGCCTGGGCTGTAGCATCAAAAGCCTTTTGAACCTCAATGGAAGGCATCCGGCCCCCGCGCCGGGCGTGCTTTCACACCACAAGGAGATGTAA
- the dsrO gene encoding sulfate reduction electron transfer complex DsrMKJOP subunit DsrO, whose product MSANENRKTACAGESCIQSRRRFLLGAGATLLAPGVLLTARPALADEAGRQRWGLLIDTRKCVGDCTACVDACAATNGLTDNGRPATDAQWIRKVQVTDPGTGHVAHMPIMCQHCGNAQCVEVCPTGASLKRADGIVLVDKHLCIGCRYCVMACPFKARGFTHEEVKEPSPISPRGKGSAEGCNMCVQRISKGQLPACVEACARSGHEAILFGDLNDPTSLIAKRVVAFGAAALRADLRTDPSVRYVGVNL is encoded by the coding sequence ATGAGCGCCAATGAAAACAGAAAAACCGCGTGCGCAGGGGAATCCTGCATACAGTCGCGCCGCCGCTTCCTGCTGGGAGCGGGCGCAACCCTGCTTGCGCCCGGCGTGCTGCTGACGGCGCGTCCCGCCCTTGCGGACGAAGCCGGACGCCAGCGCTGGGGCCTGCTGATTGATACACGCAAATGCGTGGGCGATTGCACCGCCTGTGTGGATGCCTGCGCCGCCACAAACGGCCTCACGGACAATGGCCGCCCGGCCACCGACGCCCAGTGGATCCGCAAGGTGCAGGTCACTGATCCCGGAACCGGACATGTGGCCCATATGCCCATCATGTGCCAGCACTGCGGCAATGCCCAGTGCGTTGAAGTGTGCCCCACCGGGGCCAGCCTCAAACGCGCGGACGGCATCGTGCTGGTGGACAAGCATTTGTGCATCGGCTGCCGCTACTGCGTTATGGCCTGCCCCTTCAAGGCGCGCGGCTTCACGCATGAAGAGGTGAAGGAACCGAGCCCGATTTCGCCGCGTGGCAAGGGCTCGGCCGAGGGTTGCAACATGTGCGTGCAACGCATCAGCAAGGGGCAGTTGCCAGCCTGTGTGGAAGCCTGTGCCCGCAGCGGCCATGAGGCCATTCTCTTTGGTGATCTCAATGACCCCACAAGCCTCATTGCCAAACGGGTGGTCGCTTTTGGCGCTGCCGCCCTGCGCGCAGACCTGCGCACTGATCCCAGCGTGCGCTATGTGGGGGTGAACTTATGA
- a CDS encoding glycine/sarcosine/betaine reductase component B subunit — translation MKLELHRITISKLVFGAHTGVSGGVLTVNKDELTALLMQDERLGGVEIDAAHPGENTRIMPVKDAIEPRCKLEGPGEVFPGWIGDVESAGEGKTLVLSGMAVLTTGRVVAPQEGIVDMTGPGADYTPFSKTCNLTISLSPVAEMEPHQCEACFRRAGLRAAHYLAAACKGATADKVETFDFPAFSEAMHAHPGLPKVAYIYMLQSQGLLHDTWVYGVDAKRILPTMISPTEIMDGAIISGNCVSACDKNSTYVHLNNPVIRSLYAHHGKELNFVGVIITNENVTLADKKRSSSYAVKLARMLGVDAVVISEEGFGNPDADLIMNCRKSEQAGIRTVLITDEFAGRDGSSQSLADSCPEGDACVTAGNANELIVLPPMTKVIGDLAPAETIAGGFFGSVREDGSLEVELQAILGATNELGFNRIGGRTL, via the coding sequence GTGAAGCTGGAACTGCACCGAATCACAATAAGCAAGCTGGTCTTTGGCGCGCACACAGGCGTCAGCGGCGGCGTGCTTACTGTCAACAAGGATGAACTGACTGCCCTGCTCATGCAGGACGAACGCCTCGGCGGAGTCGAGATCGACGCTGCCCATCCCGGCGAAAACACGCGCATCATGCCCGTGAAGGACGCCATTGAGCCCCGCTGCAAGCTGGAGGGGCCGGGCGAGGTCTTCCCCGGCTGGATAGGCGATGTGGAAAGCGCCGGTGAAGGCAAGACCCTGGTCCTGAGCGGCATGGCCGTGCTGACCACGGGGCGCGTGGTGGCCCCGCAGGAAGGCATTGTGGACATGACCGGCCCCGGCGCGGACTACACGCCGTTTTCAAAGACCTGCAACCTGACCATCTCGCTGTCACCCGTGGCCGAGATGGAACCGCACCAGTGCGAAGCGTGCTTCCGCCGTGCCGGACTGCGCGCCGCCCACTATCTTGCCGCCGCCTGCAAGGGCGCCACGGCCGACAAGGTGGAAACCTTTGATTTTCCCGCGTTCAGCGAGGCCATGCACGCCCACCCCGGCCTGCCCAAGGTGGCCTACATCTACATGCTGCAATCCCAGGGCCTGCTGCACGACACCTGGGTTTACGGCGTGGACGCCAAGCGCATCCTGCCCACCATGATCAGCCCCACGGAAATTATGGACGGCGCGATCATTTCCGGCAACTGCGTGTCCGCCTGCGACAAGAACAGCACCTACGTCCACCTGAACAACCCCGTGATCAGAAGCCTTTATGCGCATCACGGCAAGGAACTCAACTTCGTGGGCGTCATTATCACCAATGAAAACGTCACCCTGGCGGACAAGAAGCGCAGCTCTTCCTACGCGGTCAAGCTGGCCCGCATGCTCGGCGTCGACGCCGTTGTCATCAGCGAGGAAGGCTTCGGCAACCCGGACGCCGACCTCATCATGAACTGCCGCAAGTCCGAGCAGGCTGGCATCAGAACCGTGCTCATCACGGACGAGTTTGCCGGGCGCGACGGCTCAAGCCAGTCCCTGGCCGACTCGTGCCCCGAGGGCGACGCCTGCGTCACCGCCGGCAACGCCAACGAGCTTATCGTGCTGCCGCCCATGACCAAGGTTATCGGCGACCTGGCTCCTGCTGAAACCATTGCTGGCGGCTTCTTCGGCTCTGTGCGCGAAGACGGCAGCCTTGAAGTGGAATTGCAGGCCATCCTTGGCGCGACAAACGAACTGGGCTTCAACCGCATCGGCGGCCGCACCCTGTAA
- the nrfD gene encoding NrfD/PsrC family molybdoenzyme membrane anchor subunit produces the protein MKYVTYRRILFSRRALIGLVICALATLAGLLATWHIESNGHYVTGMSNAVPWGLSLAMATFCIVAASGALNVASIASVFGKQDYKPFSRLSCLLALALLAGGLFALLIDLGRPDQIFTALTHFNFTSVFAVNILIYTGFFIIVGLYGIVMLAAPQGGIVRPFGVASFLWRLIMTTGTGSVFGVLAGRGGMHSAIMPPLFIALSLSLGLAVFVLVLAGLEYSGQRQARLDAASGRIRGLLATLIAVSFYMVLALNLIGIASPAQRGYEAFVLCTGGVYPLLFWGGYLALGTVLPLILLLAPPFRGSRVCLLLAALATAVGGMALMYVLTIAPQAYPADIFPGMLVQGNPLYTGPASYVPTIGELLVGLTGFGLAGLIVLLAARLIPLLPLAEQED, from the coding sequence ATGAAATACGTAACCTACCGTCGCATTCTTTTCTCCCGGCGGGCGCTCATTGGCCTCGTCATCTGCGCTCTGGCCACGCTGGCGGGCCTTCTGGCCACCTGGCATATTGAAAGCAATGGCCACTACGTCACCGGCATGAGTAATGCCGTGCCCTGGGGCCTGTCGCTGGCCATGGCCACCTTCTGCATTGTGGCGGCATCCGGCGCACTTAACGTGGCCTCCATCGCCTCTGTGTTCGGCAAACAGGACTACAAGCCCTTTTCACGGCTTTCCTGCCTGCTTGCCCTGGCCCTGCTTGCCGGAGGGCTTTTTGCGCTTCTCATTGATCTGGGGCGGCCCGACCAGATATTCACGGCCCTTACCCACTTCAACTTTACCTCGGTGTTTGCCGTAAACATTCTCATCTATACGGGCTTTTTCATCATTGTCGGCCTGTATGGCATTGTGATGCTCGCCGCGCCCCAGGGCGGCATTGTCCGTCCTTTCGGCGTGGCAAGCTTTTTGTGGCGGCTCATCATGACCACGGGAACAGGCTCGGTGTTCGGCGTGCTGGCTGGTCGCGGCGGAATGCACTCCGCCATCATGCCTCCACTGTTCATCGCCCTTTCGCTTTCTCTGGGTCTGGCCGTATTTGTGCTCGTTCTGGCGGGCCTTGAATACAGCGGGCAGCGCCAGGCCAGGCTTGACGCGGCTTCAGGGCGCATCCGCGGCCTGTTGGCCACCCTCATAGCGGTGTCCTTTTACATGGTTCTGGCCCTGAACCTCATCGGCATTGCTTCGCCCGCACAGCGTGGATACGAAGCCTTTGTGCTCTGCACGGGCGGCGTCTATCCCCTGCTGTTCTGGGGAGGCTATCTGGCGCTGGGAACGGTGCTGCCGCTGATTCTGCTGCTGGCTCCTCCATTCCGGGGCAGCCGCGTCTGCCTGTTGCTGGCGGCTCTTGCCACGGCCGTGGGCGGCATGGCCCTCATGTACGTGCTGACCATTGCGCCCCAAGCCTACCCGGCGGACATCTTCCCGGGCATGCTGGTACAGGGCAATCCCCTGTACACGGGGCCGGCCTCCTATGTGCCCACCATTGGCGAACTGCTGGTGGGCCTGACGGGCTTTGGTCTTGCGGGCCTCATTGTACTTCTTGCCGCAAGGCTTATCCCCCTGCTTCCCCTGGCGGAGCAGGAAGACTAG